In a single window of the Cherax quadricarinatus isolate ZL_2023a chromosome 88, ASM3850222v1, whole genome shotgun sequence genome:
- the LOC128706370 gene encoding GATA zinc finger domain-containing protein 14, which yields MSRLLMVVHTAVVLLLLPVNFSDAAQRNYCSCRKCHSYDRHTVINYCSYRKCHSYNRRTDINHHAIYNTDINHHTIYNTDINHNTIYNTDINQHIIYNTDINHHIIYNTDINHHTIYNTDINHHTIYNTDINYHINNHTINNTDINYHINHHTINNTDINYHINHHTINNTYINYINNTDINYHINHHTINNTDINHHTINNTDINHHTINNTDINYHTNNTDINYHINHHTINNTDINHHTINNTDINYHINNTGINYHINNTNISHYTIYNTDINHYTIYNTINYHINNTINTDINHHTINNTDINHHTINNTDINHHTINNTDINYHINNTGINYHINNTNISHYTIYNTDINHFTIYNTINYHINNTNINHHTTTQSTTTPSTTQSTTTSTTPSTQTSTTTTSITPPFTKSDKAARLRSPRLRSFLAEENDSKFCLSTSDETEFLCSQLTITLDGIQEVNQEVNDGHATQDQLDKLEGYSEDLDVIVSQANENQIFVENLNKEVLVQEVTQLHENITKAIDEVDVLIKDKKKNQTLAIVLGTLGGLLGVAVIAAAVLLIIRRKHKTLKGKNNSSFNNDKEYSVSQNDGDNHSVNNDKEDSSSWNNGDNHSTKHNGHL from the exons ATGTCGAGGCTTCTCATGGTAGTCCACACAGCAGTAGTGCTGCTGTTATTACCTGTTAACTTCAGCGATGCTGCACAAC GCAACTACTGCAGCTGTAGGAAATGTCACAGCTACGACAGACACACTGTCATCAATTACTGCAGCTACAGGAAATGCCACAGCTACAACAGACGCACAGACATCAACCACCACGCCAtctacaacacagacatcaaccaccacaccatctacaacacagacatcaaccacaacaccatctacaacacagacatcaaccaGCACATCAtctacaacacagacatcaaccaCCACATCAtctacaacacagacatcaaccaccacaccatctacaacacagacatcaaccaccacaccatctacaacacagacatcaactaccacatcaacaaccacaccatcaacaacacagacatcaactaccacatcaaccaccacaccatcaacaacacagacatcaactaccacatcaaccaccacaccatcaacaacacatacatcaactacatcaacaacacagacatcaactaccacatcaaccaccacaccatcaacaacacagacatcaaccaccacaccatcaacaacacagacatcaaccaccacaccatcaacaacacagacatcaactaccacaccaacaacacagacatcaactaccacatcaaccaccacaccatcaacaacacagacattaaccaccacaccatcaacaacacagacatcaactaccacatcaacaacacaggcatcaactaccacatcaacaacacaaaCATCAGCCACTACACCAtctacaacacagacatcaaccaCTACACCATCTACAACACAATCAACtaccacatcaacaacaccatcaacacagacatcaaccaccacaccatcaacaacacagacatcaaccaccacaccatcaacaacacagacatcaaccaccacaccatcaacaacacagacatcaactaccacatcaacaacacaggcatcaactaccacatcaacaacacaaaCATCAGCCACTACACCAtctacaacacagacatcaaccaCTTCACCATCTACAACACAATCAACtaccacatcaacaacacaaacatcaaccaccacaccacaacacaatcaaccaccacaccatcaacaacacaatcaactaccacatcaacaacaccatcaacacagacatcaaccaccaccacatcaatTACCCCACCATTTACAAAATCTGACAAAGCAGCTAGACTGCGATCTCCCAGACTTCGAAGTTTCCTGGCTGAAGAGAACGATTCAAAATTTTGCCTCTCAACCTCAGACGAGACTGAATTCCTGTGTTCCCAGTtgaccatcacactggatggcaTTCAGGAAGTGAACCAGGAGGTGAACGATGGCCACGCCACGCAAGACCAGCTGGACAAACTTGAGGGATACTCAGAAGACCTCGATGTCATTGTGAGCCAAGCAAATGAGAACCAGATCTTCGTGGAGAACCTCAACAAGGAAGTTCTCGTTCAAGAAGTCACTCAGCTCCACGAg AACATAACAAAAGCCATAGACGAAGTAGATGTGCTGATAAAAGATAAAAAGAAAAATCAGACACTAGCCATCGTGCTGGGCACGCTAGGAGGCTTGCTAGGTGTGGCTGTCATAGCTGCTGCTGTTCTTCTCATTATCCGCAGGAAGCACAAGACACTG AAAGGTAAGAACAACAGCAGCTTCAACAACGACAAGGAATACAGTGTCTCCCAAAACGAC GGGGACAATCACAGCGTCAACAATGACAAGGAGGATAGTAGCTCCTGGAACAACGGGGACAATCACAGCACCAAACACAATGGACATTTATAG